The Anomalospiza imberbis isolate Cuckoo-Finch-1a 21T00152 chromosome 7, ASM3175350v1, whole genome shotgun sequence genome has a window encoding:
- the NABP1 gene encoding SOSS complex subunit B2: protein MSAASDTYFLIKDIKPGLKNLNVIFIVLEIGRVTKTKDGHEVRSCKVADKTGSITICVWDEIGGLIQPGDIIRLTKGYASLWKGCLTLYTGRGGELHKIGEFCMVYSEVPNYSEPNSEHVGQNKLAQGEQNNISASSGMSTCTFGPLGNGLQTGPEASGFPFTYNHGHIYAGSGRGNGRGPVNPAPANSVQPLPPAVSNGRDPRRAFKR, encoded by the exons ATGAGCGCGGCGAGCGACACGTATTTCCTTATAAAAGACATAAAACCCGGACTGAAAAACTTAAATGTCATCTTTATTGTGCTGGAGATCG GGCGAGTCACCAAGACGAAGGACGGGCACGAGGTGAGGTCCTGCAAGGTGGCGGACAAGACGGGCAGCATCACCATCTGCGTGTGGGACGAGATCGGCGGCCTCATCCAGCCGGGGGACATCATCCGCCTGACCAAAGG GTACGCATCTCTGTGGAAAGGATGCCTGACACTTTACACGGGACGAGGAGGGGAGCTGCATAAAATTGGGGA GTTCTGCATGGTGTACTCAGAAGTGCCAAACTACAGCGAACCCAACTCAGAACACGTCGGGCAGAACAAACTG GCACAGGGTGAACAGAATAATATTTCTGCATCAAGTGGTATGAGTACTTGTACTTTTGGGCCACTGG GAAATGGTTTACAGACTGGACCTGAAGCAAGTGGATTTCCATTCACATATAACCACGGCCACATTTATGCAGGTAGTGGGAGAGGCAATGGACGAGGACCTGTAAATCCAGCACCAGCTAATAGTGTTCAGCCTCTTCCCCCTGCTGTCAGTAACGGGAGGGACCCACGCAGGGCCTTTAAAAGATGA